The segment CCGCCGTGGGGTCCGACACCGACTGCAGGGGGTGGAAGGACCCGCGGCCCACAGCGGTTCCCTCCAGCGCCTGGAGCGCGTCCCGATCGAGTAGCCCGGAGAGATGCAGCACCGCCTGCCGGGCGGTCAGACTCGCCTCGGTGGCGAGGCGCGCGGCAATCGACGGAATCACCCCGTCCGGGGTGGCAATGATCACGATGTCGGCGTCGCGACAGCCGCCGGCCCAGTCGTTGGCCTGCACGACGAGCGGCGGGGGGACCGGCTTCGCCCGTCGGCCCAACAGGGTCACCGACGTCCCCGAACGCGAAAGGGCCAGGGCAATGCCCTGGCCCATCCGGCCGGCGCCGATGACGGCGACGCGAATTGGCATGGATCTACTTCCCGGCTGGTACCGGATGCGCGGGGGCCAGCGACAGGAGCGCCTTCGGAGTGGACGCCTTCGTCAGGAGGCCGAGCGCCGTCTGCACCTGCGGGTCGTCCGCGGCCCGCCGCTGGAACTCTGCGGACCGGCCGAAGACATACCGCGCAATCACGTACCCGAGCTGCGCATCGACCCACCGTGCGGCGCCGTTGAAAGTGGCCTCGCTCACGTCGACGCCCTTGGCGCGCAGCCTGGTGTACACCTGGTTGCGCATGGCCGGCGTCACCGCGAAGTTGGGCGACTTCAGCGTCCCCGCGTTCTTGAGTTCGAGGGCGTAGGTGGTCATTACGTCGAAGTAGGCCGGGATATCGGCGCCGAGCGCATCGCGGAACGCGCGTTCGGCGGTGGTGAACGTATCCTGCTGCACAACGATATCCGGCACGATGCCGCCACCGCCGAGCACAATGCGGCCGTCGTCCGTCTTGAACTCGGGAAGCGCGAGGGAGTCGCCCTTCGCTTCCAGCACCGAGTCGGGGACGATGCCGCCGTTCTGGGCCGCGAGCATGGCCTGGATCATCTGGTCCCGCTGGTCCGACGCGGTGCGCTGGATGGTCCGCCCGCTGGGAGTGTACCACCGTGCGGTGGTCAACTTGAGCGCCGTGTTCTGGTCGATGCGGAACACCGACTGGACCAGCCCCTTGCCGAAGGTCGGCAAACCGACCACGAGGGCACGGTCGTGGTCCTGGAGTGCGCCGGCGATGATCTCGGCCGCGCTGGCCGAGTACATGTCCACCAGCACCACAATCGGCATGTCCGGCCACGCCTGCGGCTTCGTGTCGGAGTAGACCTCCGAGGAGCCCGCCGCGCGCCCGCGAGTCGAGACGACTTCCTGGCCCGGATTGAGGAAGAGATCTGAAACGTCGACCCCCTCATCGAGCAGGCCGCCGGGGTTCCCGCGAAGATCCAGGATCAGGGAGGTGGCGCCCAGGCCCCGCAGGCTGTCGATCCCGGAGCGAAGCTCACTCGTCGAGGCCTGGCTCACGGTGGAGAGCGCGAGGTACGCGATGTGGCCGGAGAACAGCGTCGGGGAAATGACTGATCGATTGTGGATCTGCGCCCGCGTGAGCTTGAATTCGATCGGCCCATCCACGCCCGCCCGCCGCACCGTCAGCACCACGTCGGTCCCTGCCGGCCCGCGCAGGGTAGAGACCGCCTTCTCCGACGAGTAATCC is part of the Gemmatimonadales bacterium genome and harbors:
- a CDS encoding S41 family peptidase → MKQRWGLILAVACISFFSGGWLLQRGVTNDGGVYQSARLFDDVLARVQTYYVDSIGEAALYQKATVGMLEELHDPYTDLLQGDNYKALTETTTGNYGGLGIQIEVRAGWITVVAPLPDTPAERAGIQTGDQITAIDGTTTQDYSSEKAVSTLRGPAGTDVVLTVRRAGVDGPIEFKLTRAQIHNRSVISPTLFSGHIAYLALSTVSQASTSELRSGIDSLRGLGATSLILDLRGNPGGLLDEGVDVSDLFLNPGQEVVSTRGRAAGSSEVYSDTKPQAWPDMPIVVLVDMYSASAAEIIAGALQDHDRALVVGLPTFGKGLVQSVFRIDQNTALKLTTARWYTPSGRTIQRTASDQRDQMIQAMLAAQNGGIVPDSVLEAKGDSLALPEFKTDDGRIVLGGGGIVPDIVVQQDTFTTAERAFRDALGADIPAYFDVMTTYALELKNAGTLKSPNFAVTPAMRNQVYTRLRAKGVDVSEATFNGAARWVDAQLGYVIARYVFGRSAEFQRRAADDPQVQTALGLLTKASTPKALLSLAPAHPVPAGK